The Megasphaera vaginalis (ex Bordigoni et al. 2020) region CGTTGCGGTAGAGCAGCCGGACATGCATTTGACGGCCAATAAGCTGCATTCGACGAATCGCAACTACGTCGTTGCGACGGGGGACGTGAAAGGCGTTTACCAGGATAAAAAAGTAAACGGCGATCAAGTGGAATATTACTTGGACCAGGACCGCAGTGTCGTTACGGGGAACGGATATTTGGAAGCGCAAGGCTCACAGATGTGGGCGGATCATATTGACGGCTGGTTCAAGAGCATTAAAGCCGTCGGTACCGGCAATGTTCATATCGAATCGCCGCAAGAACGGCTGTCGGCATACAGCGATCAGGCGACGTATACGCAGACGCCGGGTGTTAATGATGGCGTTATCTATTTACAGGGGAATGTGCAGGCAAGTCAGAACGGCAGTTCCCTAGTTGGCGATAAGGTGCAGATTCGGCTGGCAGACCACTCTGCACAGACCATGAGCCGTTCTACGATCGTCATCGTTCCTAATGAATCGTAAGTCGGAGGAGTCGTCATGTTTATTCAGACCGACCAACTCGTAAAAACGTATAAAGAACGGCATGTTGTAGACGGCGTCAGTCTGCGCGTCGAACAAGGGCAGGTCGTCGGTCTGCTGGGGCCGAACGGAGCCGGTAAAACAACCACTTTTTACATGATCGTCGGCATCGAACATCCCAGCAAGGGAACGATCACGATTGACGGCCATGATATTACCGGTCTGCCTATCCACAAACGGGCTGCCTACGGGATCGGGTATTTGCCGCAGGAAGCCTCTATTTTTCGCAAGCTGACGGTGGAAGAAAATCTGTTGGCCATGTTACAGACGACGGAACTGAGTGAAAAAGAGCAGCGCGAAAAAGCGGCGGCGCTGATGGAAGAGTTTACGATTACCAGGCTGCGTGACCGACTGGGAATCCAACTTTCCGGCGGTGAAAGAAGACGCGTGGAAATTGCCCGGTGTCTCGTCATGGATCCCGCGTTTATTCTCCTTGATGAACCGTTTGCCGGGATCGACCCGTTGGCGGTCAATGACATCCAAGGTGTTATCGGCCATTTAAAAAAACGGGGAATCGGTGTTTTGATTACGGATCATAACGTGCGGGAAACATTAAGTATTGTCGATAAGGCGTATATTCTGAGTGAAGGAAAGATCCTTCTGGAAGGCGATCCGCAGATGATCGCCGAAAATCCGTTGGCAAGGAAATTTTATTTAGGTGAAAAATTTACGATGTAATGCAGACAGGATGGTAATATGCGCATATTAGACAAATACATATTAAAAGAATTTATCGGTCCTTTTTTGTTTGGCGTCTGTGCGTTTACCAGCGTTTTTGTCGGTACGGGGACGCTATACAGGATCGCCAATTTGATTAACCAATACGGCGCGTCTCTTTGGGCCGCGGCGCGGGTGCTGATCTTAGCCTTGCCGTCCATCGTCGTCGTGACTTTTCCCATGTCCGTGTTACTGGGCTCATTGATGGCCTTCGGCAGGCTTTCCGGATCCAGTGAAATCATCGTAATGCGTTCGGGAGGACAGAATTTTATTCGGTTGGCCATGCCCGTTTTTATTGCGGCGCTTATCATCTCGCTGGGAACGACGGCGTTTAATGAATATGTTGTGCCGAAAGCCAATAATGCGTATAATACGATCATTAACGAAGAGATTACAAAAAGCGTAGCGCCGGCGACGCAAGACCACATTATCTTGAAAAATATCAAGGGTTCCGATATTTCCAGCCTGATGTATGCCCGACAATATAATGCCGAGTCAAAGGAATTGCGGGACATTACGATTCAAGAATTTGAAAATGACGTGCTCATGCGTGTTGAAAAGGCAGATCGGGCCGATTGGGACGGCGAAAAGTGGGTCATGCATGAAGGTGTCATTTACGACGTTTCCGTCGGCCAGGAGGCGGCGCGGACGATGAAGTTCCGGAATCAGACCCTGCCGATTTCGCAGAAGCCCAATAAAATCAACGCCGCGCAGCAGTCTCCCGATGAATTGACAATTCGTGAGTTGCAGGAACAGATCAGGTTGTTGGAAGAAAATGACGTCAATACGAATAAAATGAAGGTGGAAATGTACAATCGTTTTTCCATGCCCCTTGCCAGTTTGGTCTGCGCTTTTGTCGGCGCGCCGCTGGGGCTTCAGAAGCAGCGCGGCAGCTCATCGATCGGATTCGGTATCAGCGTTGTCGTCATTTTTATTTATTATACGATCATGACCCTGGGGAATGCTTTGGGAAACGGCGGAAAAATACCTGCCGGGATAGCGGCTTTTCTGCCGGATATCATCTGCGGCATTGCCGGTATTTATTTGGTATATAAAAAGTCAAAATAATGAAGAAATGTAAGATGTATCATCTTTGCACAGAGGATACATCTTTTTTCGTATAAGGGAAGAGCTTTATTATCATACATAATTAATGTATAATAAAATGCAGACAGAGACGATCATTACGCAGATTGCATGTACAGGGGGTGTATCATGGCATACGGAATTACCATGCTTTTTGTCTTGGCCGTTATGGGGGGCGTTATTGCCTATTTGGGCGATAAAATCGGTTCCCGAGTCGGTAAGCGCAAGATCAAATTATTCGGGCTTCGCCCTAAATATACATCTATTCTGATCACCATTTTGACGGGCATCAGTATTTCCGCCGTGACGCTGGGCGTTATGTCCGTATTGTCGGAAAACGTCCGTATCGCTCTTTTCGGTATGGAACAGCTGCGGCAACAGCAAGCGGCGTTGGAAGAACAACGGGATCGCTTGTTATCGCAGGCGCAGTTGCTCGGCAGGGAGATGACGGAGAAGAATGAACTGCTAGCACAGAATGAGGCGCTGTTGGAATTGCAGGAAACCCAGTTGGACGGCGCCAACGAACAACTTCGCTTGACGCTGCTCGATCTGGATCAGGCACAGACGGCTCGTGATGATATGGGCAGGCAGCTTGATTTGGTGCAGGTCGCTTACGATGAAGCGACGCGGAATCTGACGAGTTCCCGTGAAGAGATCGCCGCGTTGGAGGAGACGAAAGCGCGTTTGACAAAAACGGTACAGGCCCTGGATGAACGGAATAAACTGCTGAATCAATCGGTGACGACGATCCGGGAGGGGACGGTTCTTTTCCGCGTCGGCGAAGTTCTTTCCAGCGCTGTTTTGCCGTCCGGCGAGAGTGAAGCGGCGACGCGTGAAAAGCTGAGCAGCGTTATGAATCAGATCAATACGGGAATTCGTCTCCATTTGGGGATAACCGACGATAAGGCCGTTTTATTGTACATTTCTCAGGAAGAGTTCGATGCTGTCGTCAAACAGTTGAGTCAGGCGGAAACGGGACAGAAACTCGTCCGCGTTACGGCTGCCGGCAATATTATTCTCGGCGAACCGGCATTGGTTCATGTGGCGGTGTATACGAACAATTTGATTTACCATCGCGGCGACGTCGTTTTTGAAGAACGAATCGACAGCAGTGAGATACAGGGACAAGCGGAATACCAGGTCATTCATTTCCTTCACAATGTCAATCAGAAAGCGCAGGCAGCCGGGTTGTTGCCGGATCCGCTGACAGGCAATGTAGGTGCTCTTACGGCGGCGAAAATGTTTGATACGATAGCGCGTATCAAGGGGGCTGAAGGACGGCATGTCATTCTTCGTGCCATCGCCGCCGCCGACGTTTATACGGCAGGGCCGCTAGATATTACGATCGACGTCGATTCGGAACGTTTTTGAGTGAGGGCTGGCAATGATATTGGCAATTGATCCGGGATCTGAGAAAACAGGCATTGCCGTCGTGGGAGACGACGGCGCATTGCTGCACAAAGAGATTGCAGCGACTGTAAAGTTGCGAGAGGTTTTTGACAGGATATATACAGGTTATCGTTTTACAGCTATGGTCATGGGCGACGGAACGAATCACAGACGGCTGCAGCCCGTGGCGGAGCAGTGGATTCACGACGGCGGACGGGAGATCGCTTTTGCCCTGGTGGACGAGAAATTTACAACTGTTGAAGGGCGCGCTCTTTATTGGAAATACACGCCGCGCCGCGGTTGGCGCCGCTTCTGGCCGCTGTCGTTGCAATACCCTCCGGAACCTGTCGACGATTTCGTGGCCTGGATTATCGGACTCCGTTATCTGCGGCAGAGGGGAGAGAAACTATGATTGCATATTTGCTCAGAGCCGTCGGCTTGGCTTTCGGCGCATTGATCTATACGATCGGTCTCGATGTGTTTTTGGTACCGAATCACGTCATTGACGGCGGCGTCGTCGGCCTTGCGCTGATGGCTGCGCACCTGATGGGCATCAGCTTCAGCGTTTTCATCGTTTTGCTGAATATACCGTTCTTCGTCATCGGCTACCATAAGATCGGCGTGCATTTTACGTTGGCGTCGCTCTTTGCCGTCCTGTGTCTGTCGTTGTGGAACAATTTTTTTCATTACGATCCGCTTACGGCGGATCCCTTCTTGTCCACGATTTTCGGCGGCATTATCATCGGTCTCGGCGTCGGCCTGATTATCCGTTGGGGCGGATCACTGGACGGTACGGAGATTATGGCTATCATTGCCGATAAACACATTCCCTTTTCCGTCGGTGAAATTATTATGTTTTTCAACCTCTTTATCCTAGGCAGTTCGGGATTCGTTTTTTCCTGGGACAGCGCAATGTATTCGCTGGTCGCCTATTTTATTGCGTACAAGATGATAGACGTCGTGACGAACGGGCTTGATGAAATGAAGGGGCTCTTCATCGTGACGTCCAAGAATGATGAAGTTTCCCGCTGTATCACCCAGGACCTGCATCGTGCCGTCACCTTGTTGTATGGTGAAGGCGCTTACAGCCGGCAGAAAACGTTGATTTTATACTGTGTCGTGTCCCGATTGGAGATCATGCAGCTCCGCAATGCGGTCAATCGGATTGATGAGAATGCGTTCATTTCCGTGTTTCCGATTCAGGAAGCGCAAGGCGGGCTTTTTCGACGGCGCAGTCATCCGTGATTCTCAGTTGACAGAATTCATATATTTGCTATTATAGAAAAGAATTACAAGTTATCATACTATATATAGATTAGCAGTATACCTGGTGGGATTTAGGAGGAATAAGATGGCACAGTTGAATTTTAATATTGAAGATGTATGCGGAACCTTGTCGGAGAATAAAGACGGCTGGCGTAAAGAGCTTACGTATATCAGTTGGAATAACCGGGCGCCCAAGTTTGACCTGCGCTCCTGGGATCCTGACTATCAGGCCATGACAAAGGGGATTACGTTGACGAAAGAAGAATTGATGAAGCTTCGGGACGTATTGAATGAAATTGATTTCGACGCCTATTGAGGAAGGGATGGGTATGCTGTTGGGAAGATTCTAAATCAGAATATTCGGACAGCATACTTTTTTTAGTATTCCTTGCCAAAGGGACAGAAACATTATATAATTCAATAATAACATGTACTATTAATACTTGGTCATAAACACAGGTGGTATGATGGTTCGCATAGCTCGGGACAAGCGGCACATGCTGTTGAAAAAACGAATAGAAGAGAATCCTTTCATCAACGATGAAGAATTGGCTGATGAATTCTCCGTCAGCATTGCGACTGTACGTCTCGATCGCATGGCCCTGGGGATTCCGGAGCTTCGCATCCGCATCAAACAACGGGCTGAAGCGGCGCAGCCGCGAAAGGACGCGTCAGCGGTCATGGGCGAGCTTGTCGACTGCACTGTCGGTAAAAATGCCATTTCCATTCTCACGGCGACGGAGGATATGGTTGATGAGGCGCGTATTGTGCGTTCGCAGTATTTATATACGCAGGCCAGTTCACTGACGCGGGCAGTACTGAACTTACCGCTTTGCATTGTTGCCGTAGGCAATATCAAATATAAACAGCCTGTAACCGTCGGCGATAAGCTGGTGGCGAAAGCGGAAGTCATCCGCCGGCGGGATCAAAAGCATTATGTGTGGGTGAAAATTCGCAAGAGCGCCAAAGAAGTTTTTCGCGCTAAGTTTATCATAGAGTCTTTAGATTAATGGGAGTTGGAAGGGTATGAAAATAGCTGTAGATGCTATGGGGGGCGATTACGCGCCGGAGCAGGTTGTTCTCGGTGCGATCGACGCCGTCGAATCGTATGACTATGATGTTGTTCTTGTCGGTGATGAAACGAAGATAAGACAAGTCTTGAAGAAGTACGGCGCGAAAGAAAGTGAGCGTCTCGCTGTCGTTCATGCCGGTGAAGTCATCGAAATGGGAGAACATCCGGCGCAGGCAATTCGCAAAAAGAAAGATGCTTCCATTGTTGTAGCGACTCGCTTGGTAAAAGAGGGCGTATGTGCTGCCGTCGTAGCACCCGGCAGTACCGGCGCCGCCGTTACGGCGGCCCTTTTGGGATTGGGGCGGATCAGGGGGATTGAACGGCCCTGTATCGCGACGCCGATTCCGTCGAAGAAGGGTATTACGGTTTTGCTGGACTCAGGAGCCAATTCGGACAGCAAGCCGAAGCACCTGGTGCAGGGCGCTATTATGGGGACGCATTATGCCAAGTATATTCTGGGAATTGGCGAACCGCGCGTCGGGCTTCTCAATATCGGTGAAGAGGCTTCAAAGGGCAACGAGCTTGCCCAGGCCACCTATCCCATGCTCGAGAAAGTAAAGACGATTTCTTTTTACGGCAATGTGGAGGGACGGGATATTACCGAGGGAAAGGTCGATGTCGTCGTTTGTGACGGCTTTGTCGGCAACGTAATACTTAAGTTTGCCGAAGGCATCGCCATGTTTATCATCCAGTTGGTCAAGGAGGCAATAAAACACGGCGGTTTTATCGCCAAGCTCGGCGCCTTGGCTGTTTATCCGGCCCTGAAAAAGCTGGGCAAACGCTTGGACTTTACAGAATACGGCGGCGCGCCTTTGTTGGGAGTCGACGGCAGTTTTATTATCTGCCACGGTTCATCGAAGGCGAAAACGATAAAACGTGCTGTACGTGTAGCCGGTGAACTTGTCGATCAGGATGTCGTCGGTCATATACGCAGCAGCATAGAAGAAGAAGGAGAACAATATGATAGTGAAAGCTAGACCAGCGGGTATTCTCGGGACAGGTCACTGTGTGCCCGATCAAGTTTGGACCAATAAAGATCTGGAAAAAATGATGGATACATCTGATGAATGGATTCGGTCGCGAACGGGCATCGGTGCACGGCATGTTGCTCCGTACGGCGTCAATACGTCGGATTTGGCCGTAGGCGCGGCCAGGGAAGCTTTGACGATGGCCGGAATCGCGCCGGAAGAGATCGATCTGATCATCGTCTGCACGTTGACGCCGAACCGTTCTACGCCGTCTACGGCTTGCCTGGTTCAGGCGGAGCTTCACGCTGTCAATGCGGCGGCATTTGATTTGGAAGCTGCCTGTTCGGGATTTGCATACGGATCGACAATTGCGTCTCAATTCATTGAAAACGGGTATTATGATACGATCCTCGTCATCGGAGCGGAAGTCCTTTCCCGCGTCATCAACTGGAAAGACCGTTCGACGTGCGTTCTTTTCGGAGACGGCGCCGGCGCCGCCGTTATCGGCAGAGTGCCTGAAGGTTACGGTATCCTCAGCAGCGCTATGGGCGCCGACGGAACCGGCGGGGACTTTTTGACGGTGCCGACAGGCGGGATTGAAACGCCCATTACGGATGCCATGCGTGAAGACGGTTCGGCTTATGCCGTCATGAACGGCCAGGAAGTGTATAAGTTTGCCGTCAAGGCCATGCCTCATGCCGCTGAACTGGCGCTGCAAAGGGCGGAACTGAAAAAGGAAGATATTGATGTTCTGGTTCCTCACCAGGCCAATATCCGAATTATCGAATCGGCGGCTAAGCGGCTGCATGTACCGATGGATAAGGTATATGTCAATATTGAACGTTATGCCAACACGTCGGGAGCCTCCATTCCCATCGCCTTGGACGAAGCCAATCGCAAGGGCATGATGAAGCGGGGCGATATCGTTTGTTTAGACGGATTCGGTGCCGGCCTTACCTGGGCCAGCATCATCATGAAATGGTATTGATGAGGTGACATGACTATGAAAACTGCATTCGTGTTTCCCGGACAAGGCGCGCAGAAGACAGGCATGCTGAAGGATCTGTATGAAGCCTATCCGTTGGTCAGGGAAGTCTTTGAAGAAGCCGATGATACGCTGGGGTTTTCTTTGACGCAACTTTGCTTTGAAGGTCCTGACGAAGAATTGATGAAGACCTTTAATACGCAGCCTGCTATTTTGACGGCCAGCACAGCTTGCTGCCGCGTTTTGATGCAGGAAGGGATCCGTCCCGACATCGTTGCCGGCCACAGTTTGGGCGAATATTCCGCTTTAGTTGCCGCCGGGGCCTTGTCTTTTGCCGACGCCGTCAAGACCGTTCGGCTGCGCGGTCAGTTCATGCAGGACGCCGTTC contains the following coding sequences:
- the fapR gene encoding transcription factor FapR, whose protein sequence is MVRIARDKRHMLLKKRIEENPFINDEELADEFSVSIATVRLDRMALGIPELRIRIKQRAEAAQPRKDASAVMGELVDCTVGKNAISILTATEDMVDEARIVRSQYLYTQASSLTRAVLNLPLCIVAVGNIKYKQPVTVGDKLVAKAEVIRRRDQKHYVWVKIRKSAKEVFRAKFIIESLD
- a CDS encoding YitT family protein; this encodes MIAYLLRAVGLAFGALIYTIGLDVFLVPNHVIDGGVVGLALMAAHLMGISFSVFIVLLNIPFFVIGYHKIGVHFTLASLFAVLCLSLWNNFFHYDPLTADPFLSTIFGGIIIGLGVGLIIRWGGSLDGTEIMAIIADKHIPFSVGEIIMFFNLFILGSSGFVFSWDSAMYSLVAYFIAYKMIDVVTNGLDEMKGLFIVTSKNDEVSRCITQDLHRAVTLLYGEGAYSRQKTLILYCVVSRLEIMQLRNAVNRIDENAFISVFPIQEAQGGLFRRRSHP
- the lptB gene encoding LPS export ABC transporter ATP-binding protein, which produces MFIQTDQLVKTYKERHVVDGVSLRVEQGQVVGLLGPNGAGKTTTFYMIVGIEHPSKGTITIDGHDITGLPIHKRAAYGIGYLPQEASIFRKLTVEENLLAMLQTTELSEKEQREKAAALMEEFTITRLRDRLGIQLSGGERRRVEIARCLVMDPAFILLDEPFAGIDPLAVNDIQGVIGHLKKRGIGVLITDHNVRETLSIVDKAYILSEGKILLEGDPQMIAENPLARKFYLGEKFTM
- a CDS encoding LptA/OstA family protein codes for the protein MKRKLRDIYKAITAAAFLTVPLVAAWAAGPSISVTADRLSYDGKTQVATASGNVVIVRDQTTMTGDTAVYHLKTAEADVEGNVAVEQPDMHLTANKLHSTNRNYVVATGDVKGVYQDKKVNGDQVEYYLDQDRSVVTGNGYLEAQGSQMWADHIDGWFKSIKAVGTGNVHIESPQERLSAYSDQATYTQTPGVNDGVIYLQGNVQASQNGSSLVGDKVQIRLADHSAQTMSRSTIVIVPNES
- a CDS encoding YdbC family protein, producing the protein MAQLNFNIEDVCGTLSENKDGWRKELTYISWNNRAPKFDLRSWDPDYQAMTKGITLTKEELMKLRDVLNEIDFDAY
- a CDS encoding LptF/LptG family permease translates to MRILDKYILKEFIGPFLFGVCAFTSVFVGTGTLYRIANLINQYGASLWAAARVLILALPSIVVVTFPMSVLLGSLMAFGRLSGSSEIIVMRSGGQNFIRLAMPVFIAALIISLGTTAFNEYVVPKANNAYNTIINEEITKSVAPATQDHIILKNIKGSDISSLMYARQYNAESKELRDITIQEFENDVLMRVEKADRADWDGEKWVMHEGVIYDVSVGQEAARTMKFRNQTLPISQKPNKINAAQQSPDELTIRELQEQIRLLEENDVNTNKMKVEMYNRFSMPLASLVCAFVGAPLGLQKQRGSSSIGFGISVVVIFIYYTIMTLGNALGNGGKIPAGIAAFLPDIICGIAGIYLVYKKSK
- a CDS encoding DUF3084 domain-containing protein; this encodes MAYGITMLFVLAVMGGVIAYLGDKIGSRVGKRKIKLFGLRPKYTSILITILTGISISAVTLGVMSVLSENVRIALFGMEQLRQQQAALEEQRDRLLSQAQLLGREMTEKNELLAQNEALLELQETQLDGANEQLRLTLLDLDQAQTARDDMGRQLDLVQVAYDEATRNLTSSREEIAALEETKARLTKTVQALDERNKLLNQSVTTIREGTVLFRVGEVLSSAVLPSGESEAATREKLSSVMNQINTGIRLHLGITDDKAVLLYISQEEFDAVVKQLSQAETGQKLVRVTAAGNIILGEPALVHVAVYTNNLIYHRGDVVFEERIDSSEIQGQAEYQVIHFLHNVNQKAQAAGLLPDPLTGNVGALTAAKMFDTIARIKGAEGRHVILRAIAAADVYTAGPLDITIDVDSERF
- a CDS encoding beta-ketoacyl-ACP synthase III, which produces MIVKARPAGILGTGHCVPDQVWTNKDLEKMMDTSDEWIRSRTGIGARHVAPYGVNTSDLAVGAAREALTMAGIAPEEIDLIIVCTLTPNRSTPSTACLVQAELHAVNAAAFDLEAACSGFAYGSTIASQFIENGYYDTILVIGAEVLSRVINWKDRSTCVLFGDGAGAAVIGRVPEGYGILSSAMGADGTGGDFLTVPTGGIETPITDAMREDGSAYAVMNGQEVYKFAVKAMPHAAELALQRAELKKEDIDVLVPHQANIRIIESAAKRLHVPMDKVYVNIERYANTSGASIPIALDEANRKGMMKRGDIVCLDGFGAGLTWASIIMKWY
- the plsX gene encoding phosphate acyltransferase PlsX — encoded protein: MKIAVDAMGGDYAPEQVVLGAIDAVESYDYDVVLVGDETKIRQVLKKYGAKESERLAVVHAGEVIEMGEHPAQAIRKKKDASIVVATRLVKEGVCAAVVAPGSTGAAVTAALLGLGRIRGIERPCIATPIPSKKGITVLLDSGANSDSKPKHLVQGAIMGTHYAKYILGIGEPRVGLLNIGEEASKGNELAQATYPMLEKVKTISFYGNVEGRDITEGKVDVVVCDGFVGNVILKFAEGIAMFIIQLVKEAIKHGGFIAKLGALAVYPALKKLGKRLDFTEYGGAPLLGVDGSFIICHGSSKAKTIKRAVRVAGELVDQDVVGHIRSSIEEEGEQYDSES